TCGTACTGCGGAGCCGTCAGCTGGAGTTTATGGTTATTTTTCTCTACTTTGCCGGAGAGCGAGACATAGTCGTCCTTATGCAAAACCCGGGTCAAAAATCTTTGGTTAAACCACAAGATGTCAAGTGTTCCGGTGTCATCCTGAATTTTTGCCTGTTGGAGCATGAACCCGTTTTTGGTGTAAACATTTTTAATTTCCAGAATTTTCCCCTGAACTGTTACCGTTTCCCCTTCCTGAAGATTCGCAATTTTGGAAATAAGCGAAAAGTCTTCATAACGGGAGGGAAGATGGTAGAGAAGATCTCTGGCCGTTCTAATTCCTAACTTTTCCAGCTTTCGGGCGTATGCCGGGCCAACACCCGGGATCTTGTTGTTCATACCCGAATTCTACCGCAAAGAGAACAGGGGTAAAAGCGAAGTGGCGATTAGAGCCAGCGAAGAGACAATCACGATAACCTTCCAAATCCATTGATGCTTGCGAAATAAGTTCATATTATTTTGATAAACTTCTTTTTACCAATGCGGTAGGTTCCGGGGAGGATTTTATCACTTTCCAGCTTTTTTCCGTCAACTTCAATGGCGCCTTGATCAACCAGCCGTTTCCATTCGGACTTGCTGGCGACAATACCCTTACTCACTAAATCTTCTACCGATTCAGCCTTAATCTCTTCCACTTCCCCAATTTCGCCTTTCTGAAAAGTTTTCTCCCAAGCGCTTTGGGCTTTGTCCGCGGCTTGTTTACTGTGTAGTTCGCTAACAATTTCGTGCGCCAGTTCTTTCTTTAAAACCATCGGATTCTCCCCACTTTCAAGGCGTTTTTTGATTTCCCCGACTTTCTCCATCGGTAAATCGGTGGCCAAAGTGAAGTACTGAATAATAAGGTCGTCTTTAAGAGACATCACTTTTCCAAACATCTCTTCTGGACTGTCATCGAGCCAGATGGCGTTGCCCCAGCTTTTGCTCATTTTTCGCCCGTCAGTGCCCTCCAAGTAACCCGTGACTAAAACAAACGACTCTTTGTTGCGGAAGTCTTTCTGGAGCACGCGCCCAGCCTGCATATTAAAAGTTTGGTCCGGGCCGCCAATCTGGATGTCGGTATCCAGGTGGTAGCTGTCGTAGCCTTGCATGACAGGATAAATAACTTCATCAAGGCGTACGGAACCACCAGAAGCAAGGCGTTTCTTAATCAGTTCCCGGCTAATAAAATCATTTAAAGAGTAATGTCTGATCAGCTCGACAATTTCCTCAAAGCGGAGATTTTTTAGCCACTCGCTGTTGTGGTGCAATTCAATTTTAGAAAAATCAACCAGCTTTTCCGCTTGAGCTTTATAGTCTTTGAAGTTTTTCTGGATTTGTTCTTTGGTTAAAACCGGCCGTTCTGATTCCTTATCGGAGGTATCGCCGATAAGGGCCGTAAAATCCCCAATAATAAAGGTAACATGGTGGCCTAGTTCGACAAACGTCTGGAGTCTGCGAAGTGGGACAGCGTTGCCAATATGAATATGAACTGCGGTCGGATCGATTCCGAAGTAAACGTTAAGTTTCTTGCCGGAACGCAAAGCTTTCTCTAACGTTTCCTTATTGGAAATGATATTCTCTACTCCACGGCTAAGCAGCTCATCAATTTTATCCATAGGCTTATCATAGAGGCTAGTTTTGTTTTTGGCAAGATTTTGTTAAACTAGGACATCATATGTGGCTGCGAAAATTGCGGCGAATGTGGTATAACCCCGCTGAACGCTTGAGGCTGCTGGCTTATCTTTCCGGTGGTATCTTTGCGGCAATTATTGCAGGAACGATTCTGACGGCGATAGTCTTTGCAGTTTTTTCCCTCAACCTCCCCGATCCGAACAAAGTCATCCGCCATGATGGTTTTTCGACAATTATTACTGACCGTAATGGCAAGACGCTTTATGATGTTTACGGCGACCAGAACCGGATCCCTCTGGAATTAAAAGATATTCCCAAATATCTTCAAGAGGCGACTATCTCCGTAGAGGACAAGAATTTTTATCAGCATCAGGGTTTTAGTCTCACTGGTATAGCTCGCTCGGCCATAGGGATTGTGACTTTTCAGGGAATTTCCGGCGGTTCGACTTTGACCCAGCAACTGGTGAAAAATGTTCTTCTTTCACCGGAACAGACGATCTTCCGGAAAATTAAGGAAGTAATTCTGGCCAGTCAGATCGAGAAAAAATTCACCAAAGACCAAATTCTTCAGATGTATCTTAACGAAGCACCATACGGCGGAGCCACCTACGGCGTCGAGTCGGCCTCCAAATATTATTTTGGCAAAAGCGCCAAAGATCTCGACCTGGTGGAAGCCGCCATTTTGGCTGGTCTTCCCCAGCAACCGTCTTATTACGATCCTTTCGGAGCTCATCCGAAGGCCTATGTTGACCGGGCCGGTCATGTTTTGCGGCGAATGCGGGAAGATGGCTACATTACGGCTCAGCAGGAAACCGATGCGGACAAACAGCTGGATTCGGTTCAATTTGCCACTCAGTCAGGAACGATCAAGGCACCACATTTTGTCTTTTATGTTAAAGACGAATTGGTTAAACGCTTCGGTGAGCAGATGGTGGAGTCCGGCGGTCTGAAGGTAACTACCTCATTGGATTATGACCTGGAACAACAGGTGGAACAAATCGTCAATGAAGAAGTCAAAAAAATTAAGCCGCTAAAAGTGAGCAACGGCGCGGCGGTGGTGATGAACCCTCAGACCGGAGAGATATTGGCCATGGACGGCTCTTATGATTATTTCGACAAGGATTACGGCAGTTTTAATGTGGCTACTGCCTTGCGGCAACCGGGTTCTTCCGGCAAACCGTTTATTTACGCGACGGCTTTCCAGAAAAATTACACTCCGGCGACACTTCTTATGGATGTCAAAACTTCTTTTCCTTCAGGCGACCCCACGAAACCAGACTACACTCCGGAAAATTATGATCTGAAATACCGCGGTCCCATGCAGCTGCGCTTTGCCCTGGGCAATTCCATTAATACCATTGCCGTGAAACTGACCGCCCTGCTCGGGCTAAAAGACATTATGACCAACGGTTATAATGCCGGGATTTCTACTTGGGAGCCAACGGCAGACAATATGAAAAATGTCGGTCTTTCTTTGGCGCTGGGCGGCCGAGAGGTAAAGTTATTAGATCTCACGGATGCCTATGGAGTTTTTGCCAATGGCGGAACCCGGATAGACCCCGTGGCCATTCTGAAAGTGACCGACTCGAAGGGCAAAGTGCTTTACGAATACAAGCCGGTGACCGGGAAAAGAGTTTTCTCTCCGGAAGTGAGTTTTTTGATTTCCCACATTCTTTCAGATAATAACGCCCGGAAAGATACTTTCGGCGCGGTGAACCTTTTACAGATACCGGGTAAAACGGTGGCAGTAAAAACCGGAACGACGGATCAGAAAAGAGACAACTGGACAGTGGGCTATGATCCGGGACATATTGTGGCCGGGGTTTGGGTGGGCAACAATGATAATTCCATTATGGCCCCAGCCATAACCAGTGGGGTCACCGGGGCCGCTCCTATCTGGAACCGGATTATGAAAGCGGCTCTGGCGGATATCCCCCGGACAGAATTTAAAGTGCCGGATGATGTGACTGCGGTAACGATCGACGCCCTTTCGGGGGGGTTGCCGCACGACTCTGATCCGACCAGAAGCGAATACTTTATTAGAGGCACGGAGCCCGTTTCGCAGGGATCAATCTATAAGAAACTGAAAATTTCCAAGTCAAATGGCAAACTGGCAAACGATTTGGAAATTAAAACCGGAAATTATGACGAGAAGGAATTTATTGTTTTTTCGGAAAACGATCCGGTGTCTGAGGCGGGCAAAAACCGCTGGCAGGAAGCCATCAACGCCTGGGTGGACGCCAACCACAAAGACGATCAAAAGTATCATCCGCCGACAGACACTTCCGATGCCGACCAAAATACGGTGAAAGTCAACTGGAACGGCCCGGCTGACCATGAGCGGGTTAACACTAATGATGTCCACCTGACGGCCAAGGCCTACTCGATGCGCGACATTGTCAATTTTACGGTGACGATTAACGGGACGGTGAAGATTAATAAAAGCTCCGACACGATTGATGACACGGTTCACCTGGATAACGGAAAGTACGATATAATTTATAAAGCTTCGGATTCTGCCGGCAATTCCGGGCAGACGGAAATTAATATCGGAGTGAATCAGGATTGGGACGCGCCTACCGCTAGCTCTTCGGGGACACCTTAAGTTTTTCTTTAAGGCTTTTCAGGATTTTAGTTTTAACTTCTGCCACCTCTTTATCAGTGAGGTTTTTAGTCGGGTCAAGGTAGGTGATCCGGAAAGTTTTGCTGCTTTCGTGTTGGTCAATCATCTCAACACTGGAAACTAGTTTATTTTCTTTAATAATATCAACTACTTCCCCGACCAAAACTTTATCGGGAATGACCAGCGACACATCTTCGATCACCGGCGGATATTTGGAAATCGGAGAATACACTTTATTAGTGTTGGCAGTTTTGTACAAAATATCTCTGTTTAAACTCCAATAAGTAGTTCGGGAATTAATGCCAAATTTCGCCAACAATCTCGGGTGAATTTCAAAAATAAATCCGATTGTCTTCTTTTCGATTTGAACCCAGGCTGTCCTCCCCGGATGGGTCCAACTATCCGGCTCAGCAGGAACTATTTCAAAATCAATACCAAGTTGATCAAGGACATTCTCGATAATTCCTTTAGCCTGATAAAATTTTTCTCCGGAAAGAATGGCATCAACCCAGAGTTCCTCCGTAGCTTTGTCGCAGGAATCTCCTCGATATATTTTTCCCATTTCGTATAGTCTGATGTCTGAAAAATTAGGAAGGTTAAGTTTTAAAGATTCGAGTAAATTTCCAATAAGCACTGGCCGCAGATATTCATATTCTTTGGAAATGGGATTGTCGACACGTAAAGTTTTACTTGGATTTATCCCCAATTTATTTAATTGCTCTTCAGAAATTAAAGAGTAAGAATATATTTCGCTGTACCCGGCGCCCTTGAGAATTTGTTTAATTTGATAGTCAAAATCGTAGTCGTGGACGTAGGCGACCTTGGTGGTGGGTACCGGCGAAGCTGGTAAGGTTTTAGGGAAACTGTTATAGCCGATCATTCGCCCGACCTCTTCAACCAAATCCTCTTCAATGTGCAAATCATTTCTGAAAGTCGGAATTTCAATGGAGTACATTGTTCCATTGCTCAATTGTCTCATTGCTGTTTTCAGTTCCAGACTTTCCCAAATCTCCTTGGCTTTTTCCGGTTTGACCGGGATGCCCAATACTCTTTCCAGATGTTCGTGGCTAACTTCCACTGTCCAGGACGGGAACGGTTTTTCAGGCACATCCATTAAGGGTGAAGCCACTTCTCCGCCGGCTAATTCGAGTATCAGTTCCAGGGCTTTTAGGACAGCTTTGGTAGTACCATTTGGGTCAACGCCCCGTTCTGAGACCGCCGAAGAATCACTGCGCAGCCCCAGGGCTTGGGAAACCCGCCGGGTCAGAACCGGATCGCAGACAATGGAATGCAGTAAAACATTTTTTGTTTCGGCACTGACCGCCGTATTTTCGCCGCCTTTTAGTGGAGGCAGGTCAATTACCCGGCCAAGATCTTTAATGACAATGGCGTCCTTTGGTAGACGATAATTAATACCATCTAAACTACGAAACTCCTCTCCGCCCTTAGCTAACTCTACTGACATGGTGTGGCCGCGGATTTTATCGTAATCGAAAACATGGAGGGGATTGCCATAAAGCCAAAGGACATAGTTGGTAATATCGACGAGATTGTTAATCGGCCGCAAACCAATCTGTTTAATTCTTTTTTGCAGCCATTCTGGCGAACTTTTTACTTTAACGTTTCGAATAATCACGGTCGAGGTCTTCGGGCAAATTTTTAAATCCTCTTTATACTTTATCTCGAGCGGATTCTTCACCTTGTCTGGTGGCGCTATCAGTTTTGGGGCGGTATATTTTGTTCCTGTAGCCGCGGCAACTTCCCGGGCGATGCCCGTGATACTCATCCAGTCTCCCCTGTTTGGTGTCACTTCCGGGTCAAAAATAATGTCCCCTTCAACCTCCCTCCAAGTTTCAATAGTTAGTCCGACTTCCGACATCCGCTCCGCGAGTTTCGGAAACGGCATTTTGATGTCGACGTATTCTTTCAACCAACTAAGCGGTATTAGCATATTAGAATTGTTTCAAAATCCGTAAATCAGGATTAGTCAAGGCGCGAATGTCGTCTATTTGAAATCGCATAAGGGCCAGGCGGGTCAGACCCATACCAAAAGCAAACCCCGACCACTCTTTGGGATCTATTCCTGCCATTCTAAGAACATTGGGGTGTACCATTCCCGCGCCTAGGATTTCCATCCAAGAACCATTCGGTCGTTTCGCCACAACTTCAATTCCTGGCTCAACGAAGGAGAAATTTGTAGTCCAAACTTTGTACTCTATTCCGGGTAGTAACCCCTGCAGGACATAATCAAGCGTTCCAAGTAGATGGGTCATGTTAATACCTTTATCAATAGCAAATCCTTCAAACTGCCAGAATTCGTAAGAGTGAGTGGCATCTAAATCATCAACACGAAAACATTTTCCGGGAACAAGGACACGCATTGGGGGCTTTGTTTTCTCATATACACGTGACTGCATGTTGGTAGTTTGGGTTCGTAGAACCATTTCTCCGGGTTGAATTTTACTGTTGCGGCAATCGAGATAAAAAGATGCTTGGGTGTCTCGTGAGGGCGCATTTTTGGGCATATTAGCTCTTTCAAAATTATACAAATCACTTTCAATCTCCGGTCCCATAACGACCTGATAACCTAGTTTATTGGTGATTTTAATAACTTCATTTAAAATTTGAGTCAATGGATGTAAGTGGCCTTCCGGAGGGTATATCGCCGGGGCCGTGACATCCAGCCATTCGGTTTTGGCGATGTTGGCCTCTTTGTGTTTTTGCAGGGTTGTTCCCTGCGAAGCTAAAGCATCTTCAATGGCGTTTTTGACTTCGTTGGCAAACCGGCCCACGATAGCCCGCTCCCCTTCCGGCAAGGAGGGGATCGATTTCATTATTAAGGTCAGCTTGCCCTTGGATTTGCCCAGATATTCCACCCGGATTTCTTCCAGGGTGGCGCTATCTTGAGCCGTCAAAATCTGGGCCAAAGCCTCGTTTTTGATGTCTATAAGTT
The Patescibacteria group bacterium genome window above contains:
- the tyrS gene encoding tyrosine--tRNA ligase — its product is MDKIDELLSRGVENIISNKETLEKALRSGKKLNVYFGIDPTAVHIHIGNAVPLRRLQTFVELGHHVTFIIGDFTALIGDTSDKESERPVLTKEQIQKNFKDYKAQAEKLVDFSKIELHHNSEWLKNLRFEEIVELIRHYSLNDFISRELIKKRLASGGSVRLDEVIYPVMQGYDSYHLDTDIQIGGPDQTFNMQAGRVLQKDFRNKESFVLVTGYLEGTDGRKMSKSWGNAIWLDDSPEEMFGKVMSLKDDLIIQYFTLATDLPMEKVGEIKKRLESGENPMVLKKELAHEIVSELHSKQAADKAQSAWEKTFQKGEIGEVEEIKAESVEDLVSKGIVASKSEWKRLVDQGAIEVDGKKLESDKILPGTYRIGKKKFIKII
- a CDS encoding PBP1A family penicillin-binding protein, which produces MWLRKLRRMWYNPAERLRLLAYLSGGIFAAIIAGTILTAIVFAVFSLNLPDPNKVIRHDGFSTIITDRNGKTLYDVYGDQNRIPLELKDIPKYLQEATISVEDKNFYQHQGFSLTGIARSAIGIVTFQGISGGSTLTQQLVKNVLLSPEQTIFRKIKEVILASQIEKKFTKDQILQMYLNEAPYGGATYGVESASKYYFGKSAKDLDLVEAAILAGLPQQPSYYDPFGAHPKAYVDRAGHVLRRMREDGYITAQQETDADKQLDSVQFATQSGTIKAPHFVFYVKDELVKRFGEQMVESGGLKVTTSLDYDLEQQVEQIVNEEVKKIKPLKVSNGAAVVMNPQTGEILAMDGSYDYFDKDYGSFNVATALRQPGSSGKPFIYATAFQKNYTPATLLMDVKTSFPSGDPTKPDYTPENYDLKYRGPMQLRFALGNSINTIAVKLTALLGLKDIMTNGYNAGISTWEPTADNMKNVGLSLALGGREVKLLDLTDAYGVFANGGTRIDPVAILKVTDSKGKVLYEYKPVTGKRVFSPEVSFLISHILSDNNARKDTFGAVNLLQIPGKTVAVKTGTTDQKRDNWTVGYDPGHIVAGVWVGNNDNSIMAPAITSGVTGAAPIWNRIMKAALADIPRTEFKVPDDVTAVTIDALSGGLPHDSDPTRSEYFIRGTEPVSQGSIYKKLKISKSNGKLANDLEIKTGNYDEKEFIVFSENDPVSEAGKNRWQEAINAWVDANHKDDQKYHPPTDTSDADQNTVKVNWNGPADHERVNTNDVHLTAKAYSMRDIVNFTVTINGTVKINKSSDTIDDTVHLDNGKYDIIYKASDSAGNSGQTEINIGVNQDWDAPTASSSGTP
- the pheT gene encoding phenylalanine--tRNA ligase subunit beta — protein: MLIPLSWLKEYVDIKMPFPKLAERMSEVGLTIETWREVEGDIIFDPEVTPNRGDWMSITGIAREVAAATGTKYTAPKLIAPPDKVKNPLEIKYKEDLKICPKTSTVIIRNVKVKSSPEWLQKRIKQIGLRPINNLVDITNYVLWLYGNPLHVFDYDKIRGHTMSVELAKGGEEFRSLDGINYRLPKDAIVIKDLGRVIDLPPLKGGENTAVSAETKNVLLHSIVCDPVLTRRVSQALGLRSDSSAVSERGVDPNGTTKAVLKALELILELAGGEVASPLMDVPEKPFPSWTVEVSHEHLERVLGIPVKPEKAKEIWESLELKTAMRQLSNGTMYSIEIPTFRNDLHIEEDLVEEVGRMIGYNSFPKTLPASPVPTTKVAYVHDYDFDYQIKQILKGAGYSEIYSYSLISEEQLNKLGINPSKTLRVDNPISKEYEYLRPVLIGNLLESLKLNLPNFSDIRLYEMGKIYRGDSCDKATEELWVDAILSGEKFYQAKGIIENVLDQLGIDFEIVPAEPDSWTHPGRTAWVQIEKKTIGFIFEIHPRLLAKFGINSRTTYWSLNRDILYKTANTNKVYSPISKYPPVIEDVSLVIPDKVLVGEVVDIIKENKLVSSVEMIDQHESSKTFRITYLDPTKNLTDKEVAEVKTKILKSLKEKLKVSPKS
- the pheS gene encoding phenylalanine--tRNA ligase subunit alpha is translated as MVQDKLIDIKNEALAQILTAQDSATLEEIRVEYLGKSKGKLTLIMKSIPSLPEGERAIVGRFANEVKNAIEDALASQGTTLQKHKEANIAKTEWLDVTAPAIYPPEGHLHPLTQILNEVIKITNKLGYQVVMGPEIESDLYNFERANMPKNAPSRDTQASFYLDCRNSKIQPGEMVLRTQTTNMQSRVYEKTKPPMRVLVPGKCFRVDDLDATHSYEFWQFEGFAIDKGINMTHLLGTLDYVLQGLLPGIEYKVWTTNFSFVEPGIEVVAKRPNGSWMEILGAGMVHPNVLRMAGIDPKEWSGFAFGMGLTRLALMRFQIDDIRALTNPDLRILKQF